One Diospyros lotus cultivar Yz01 chromosome 1, ASM1463336v1, whole genome shotgun sequence genomic window carries:
- the LOC127799957 gene encoding probable pre-mRNA-splicing factor ATP-dependent RNA helicase DEAH2 isoform X1: MGTERKRKVSLFDVVDESSVAAKLTKSNGGTILGNSNLTINRWNGRPFSQRYYDILEKRKTLPVWHQKEEFLQALKANQSLILVGETGSGKTTQIPQFVLEAVDIETPDKRRKFMVGCTQPRRVAAMSVSRRVAEEMDVTIGEEVGYSIRFEDCSSARTVLKYLTDGMLLREAMTDPLLERYKVIILDEAHERTLATDVLFGLLKEVLKNRPDLKLVVMSATLEAEKFQGYFNGAPLMKVPGRLHPVEIFYTQEPERDYLEAAIRTVVQIHMCEGPGDILVFLTGEEEIEDACKRISKEIANMGDNVGPVKAVPLYSTLPPAMQQKIFEPAPPPLTEGGPLGRKIVVSTNIAETSLTIDGIVYVIDPGFSKQKVYNPRIRVESLLVSPISKASAHQRAGRAGRTQPGKCYRLYTEKSFNNDLQPQTYPEILRSNLANTVLTLKKLGIDDLVHFDFMDPPAPETLMRALEMLNYLGALDDEGYLTKLGEIMSEFPLDPQMGKMLVASCQLNCSNEILSISAMLSVPNCFVRPREAQKAADEAKARFGHIDGDHLTLLNVYHAYKQNNEDPSWCYENFVNQRALKAADNVRQQLARIMVRFNLKLCSTDFNSRDYYVNIRKAMLAGYFMQVAHLERTGHYLTVKDNQVVHLHPSNCLDHKPEWVIYNEFVLTSRNFIRTVTDIRGEWLVDIAPHYFDLENFPQCEARRVLERLYKKREKEREQSKSRK; this comes from the exons ATGGGGacggagaggaagaggaaggtgAGCCTGTTCGATGTCGTGGATGAGAGCTCAGTGGCGGCCAAACTCACGAAATCTAACGGTGGCACAATTCTTGGGAACAGCAACCTTACGATCAATCGGTGGAATGGGAGACCGTTCTCCCAGAGGTATTACGACATCTTGGAGAAGAGGAAGACTCTTCCAGTTTGGCATCAGAAAGAGGAGTTTTTGCAAGCCCTCAAAGCCAACCAAAGCCTGATCTTGGTTGGTGAAACTGGTAGCGGTAAAACCACGCAG ATTCCTCAGTTTGTTCTGGAAGCAGTTGATATAGAGACCCCAGATAAACGTAGGAAATTCATGGTTGGCTGTACCCAGCCTCGCAGGGTGGCTGCAATGTCCGTTTCTCGTCGGGTTGCTGAAGAGATGGATGTAACTATTGGAGAAGAAGTTGGTTATAGTATTCGTTTTGAAGACTGCAGCAGTGCAAGAACAGTTTTGAA GTATTTGACTGATGGTATGCTGCTAAGAGAAGCTATGACTGATCCGCTTTTGGAAAGATACAAAGTAATAATTCTTGATGAGGCTCATGAAAGAACTTTGGCAACAGATGTTCTGTTTGGGCTTTTGAAGGAAGTACTGAAAAATAGGCCAGATCTTAAATTAGTTGTAATGAGTGCTACTCTTGAGGCAGAAAAGTTTCAGGGTTATTTTAATGGTGCTCCTCTTATGAAAGTTCCGGGAAGGCTTCATCCAGTAGAGATTTTTTATACCCAAGAGCCTGAGAGGGACTATCTTGAAGCAGCAATTCGTACAGTTGTTCAGATACACATGTGCGAAGGTCCAGGTGACATACTTGTATTTCTTACaggagaggaagaaatagaagatGCATGTAAGCgaatatcaaaagaaattgccAATATGGGAGATAATGTTGGGCCTGTTAAGGCTGTTCCACTGTATTCAACACTTCCTCCGGCTATGCAGcagaaaatttttgaacctGCTCCTCCGCCCTTAACAGAGGGTGGTCCTCTGGGAAGGAAGATTGTAGTGTCAACAAACATTGCAGAAACATCCCTAACCATAGATGGTATAGTTTATGTGATTGATCCAGGGTTTTCAAAACAGAAGGTTTATAATCCCCGAATTCGTGTTGAATCTTTACTGGTCTCTCCAATATCGAAGGCTAGTGCTCACCAAAGAGCAGGGCGTGCAGGAAGAACACAACCAGGCAAATGTTATAGACTTTACACTGAAAAAAGTTTTAATAATGATCTTCAGCCTCAGACTTATCCAGAAATACTGCGATCAAACCTTGCAAATACAGTTCTCACCTTGAAGAAACTAGGAATTGATGACCTGGTACACTTTGATTTTATGGATCCTCCTGCACCTGAGACATTGATGCGTGCACTAGAGATGCTAAATTATTTGGGAGCATTGGATGACGAAGGCTACTTGACAAAGCTGGGTGAAATTATGAGTGAATTTCCTCTGGATCCACAAATGGGCAAGATGCTTGTTGCCAGTTGTCAACTTAACTGTTCAAATGAGATCCTGTCCATATCAGCCATGCTTTCAG TACCCAATTGCTTTGTCCGGCCTAGGGAGGCTCAGAAAGCTGCGGATGAAGCAAAAGCACGGTTTGGACACATTGATGGTGACCACCTGACGCTCTTGAATGTATACCATGCATACAAACAAAATA ATGAGGATCCTTCTTGGTGCTATGAGAACTTCGTTAACCAACGGGCGCTAAAAGCTGCTGATAACGTAAGGCAACAGCTGGCTCGCATCATGGTTAGATTCAACCTCAAGCTATGCAGTACAGATTTCAACAGCCGGGACTACTATGTGAATATCAGAAAGGCTATGCTGGCTGGATATTTCATGCAGGTGGCTCATCTAGAGCGCACTGGACACTATTTGACTGTGAAGGATAACCAG GTGGTTCACTTGCACCCTTCAAATTGTCTGGATCATAAGCCGGAGTGGGTCATCTATAATGAGTTTGTCTTGACGAGCAGAAACTTCATCCGTACAGTGACAGATATTCGTGGCGAATG
- the LOC127799957 gene encoding probable pre-mRNA-splicing factor ATP-dependent RNA helicase DEAH2 isoform X2: MGTERKRKVSLFDVVDESSVAAKLTKSNGGTILGNSNLTINRWNGRPFSQRYYDILEKRKTLPVWHQKEEFLQALKANQSLILVGETGSGKTTQIPQFVLEAVDIETPDKRRKFMVGCTQPRRVAAMSVSRRVAEEMDVTIGEEVGYSIRFEDCSSARTVLKYLTDGMLLREAMTDPLLERYKVIILDEAHERTLATDVLFGLLKEVLKNRPDLKLVVMSATLEAEKFQGYFNGAPLMKVPGRLHPVEIFYTQEPERDYLEAAIRTVVQIHMCEGPGDILVFLTGEEEIEDACKRISKEIANMGDNVGPVKAVPLYSTLPPAMQQKIFEPAPPPLTEGGPLGRKIVVSTNIAETSLTIDGIVYVIDPGFSKQKVYNPRIRVESLLVSPISKASAHQRAGRAGRTQPGKCYRLYTEKSFNNDLQPQTYPEILRSNLANTVLTLKKLGIDDLVHFDFMDPPAPETLMRALEMLNYLGALDDEGYLTKLGEIMSEFPLDPQMGKMLVASCQLNCSNEILSISAMLSDSCSFSVFSHEANGVVSPLSVC, from the exons ATGGGGacggagaggaagaggaaggtgAGCCTGTTCGATGTCGTGGATGAGAGCTCAGTGGCGGCCAAACTCACGAAATCTAACGGTGGCACAATTCTTGGGAACAGCAACCTTACGATCAATCGGTGGAATGGGAGACCGTTCTCCCAGAGGTATTACGACATCTTGGAGAAGAGGAAGACTCTTCCAGTTTGGCATCAGAAAGAGGAGTTTTTGCAAGCCCTCAAAGCCAACCAAAGCCTGATCTTGGTTGGTGAAACTGGTAGCGGTAAAACCACGCAG ATTCCTCAGTTTGTTCTGGAAGCAGTTGATATAGAGACCCCAGATAAACGTAGGAAATTCATGGTTGGCTGTACCCAGCCTCGCAGGGTGGCTGCAATGTCCGTTTCTCGTCGGGTTGCTGAAGAGATGGATGTAACTATTGGAGAAGAAGTTGGTTATAGTATTCGTTTTGAAGACTGCAGCAGTGCAAGAACAGTTTTGAA GTATTTGACTGATGGTATGCTGCTAAGAGAAGCTATGACTGATCCGCTTTTGGAAAGATACAAAGTAATAATTCTTGATGAGGCTCATGAAAGAACTTTGGCAACAGATGTTCTGTTTGGGCTTTTGAAGGAAGTACTGAAAAATAGGCCAGATCTTAAATTAGTTGTAATGAGTGCTACTCTTGAGGCAGAAAAGTTTCAGGGTTATTTTAATGGTGCTCCTCTTATGAAAGTTCCGGGAAGGCTTCATCCAGTAGAGATTTTTTATACCCAAGAGCCTGAGAGGGACTATCTTGAAGCAGCAATTCGTACAGTTGTTCAGATACACATGTGCGAAGGTCCAGGTGACATACTTGTATTTCTTACaggagaggaagaaatagaagatGCATGTAAGCgaatatcaaaagaaattgccAATATGGGAGATAATGTTGGGCCTGTTAAGGCTGTTCCACTGTATTCAACACTTCCTCCGGCTATGCAGcagaaaatttttgaacctGCTCCTCCGCCCTTAACAGAGGGTGGTCCTCTGGGAAGGAAGATTGTAGTGTCAACAAACATTGCAGAAACATCCCTAACCATAGATGGTATAGTTTATGTGATTGATCCAGGGTTTTCAAAACAGAAGGTTTATAATCCCCGAATTCGTGTTGAATCTTTACTGGTCTCTCCAATATCGAAGGCTAGTGCTCACCAAAGAGCAGGGCGTGCAGGAAGAACACAACCAGGCAAATGTTATAGACTTTACACTGAAAAAAGTTTTAATAATGATCTTCAGCCTCAGACTTATCCAGAAATACTGCGATCAAACCTTGCAAATACAGTTCTCACCTTGAAGAAACTAGGAATTGATGACCTGGTACACTTTGATTTTATGGATCCTCCTGCACCTGAGACATTGATGCGTGCACTAGAGATGCTAAATTATTTGGGAGCATTGGATGACGAAGGCTACTTGACAAAGCTGGGTGAAATTATGAGTGAATTTCCTCTGGATCCACAAATGGGCAAGATGCTTGTTGCCAGTTGTCAACTTAACTGTTCAAATGAGATCCTGTCCATATCAGCCATGCTTTCAG ATAGTTGCAGTTTCTCAGTATTCTCTCATGAAGCAAATGGTGTCGTCTCGCCTCTATCCGTCTGCTGA
- the LOC127813465 gene encoding probable glycerol-3-phosphate acyltransferase 3, whose product MVSEVLFFKSLVLFFFRLFLKHFRTNPKGGIQRNLSHAHSLSQSKVQRFPSLARRSDLADHTLIFSVEGTLLKSSSLFPYFMLVAFEAGCLFRALVLLVLYPFVHFVGYEMGLNIMVMVCFFGIRTESFRAGTAVLPKFFLEDVGSESFEVLRRGGKAVGVTDLPLPMVESFLKDYLDIEHVVGRDLKVYRGYFLGLMEEKKKIVLDDTMDDHQTNIGITNSFKKSLDHPLFSHCKEIYLATEADRRSWHALPRGRYPKPLIFHDGRLAFRPTPTATLAMFIWVPFGIILAIFRSLVALFLPYSIVTPIVAFTGLRLRVTNSPPKPDLSKPKGLLYACNHRTLMDPLCFSFGLKKPVTAVTYSLSRVSELLSPIKTVRLTRDRDQDAKMMEQLLNQGDIIVCPEGTTCREPYLLRFSPLFSQLNHDIVPVAMDTRASMFYGTTASGFKCLDPLFFLMNPYPSYAIKLLDKVSTSATFGQESSRFDVANLVQSELGKALGFECTRLTRKDKYLILAGNEGIVKKRR is encoded by the exons ATGGTTTCCGAGGTCCTCTTCTTCAAATCTCTCGTCCTCTTCTTCTTTCGTCTTTTCCTCAAACATTTCAGGACCAACCCAAAGGGTGGTATTCAAAGAAACTTGAGCCACGCCCATTCCTTATCCCAATCCAAGGTCCAAAGGTTCCCTTCTCTCGCCCGCAGATCGGACCTAGCCGACCACACTCTCATCTTCAGCGTCGAAGGAACGCTTCTGaaatcttcttctttgttcccCTACTTCATGCTGGTTGCGTTCGAAGCTGGGTGCCTCTTCAGGGCCCTTGTTTTGCTCGTGTTGTACCCATTTGTTCACTTTGTTGGCTACGAGATGGGCTTGAATATCATGGTCATGGTTTGCTTTTTTGGGATCAGGACAGAGAGTTTTAGAGCTGGAACCGCTGTTCTGCCAAAGTTCTTCCTGGAGGACGTTGGGTCAGAAAGCTTCGAGGTGTTGAGAAGAGGCGGCAAGGCTGTGGGTGTAACCGATTTGCCTCTGCCAATGGTGGAGAGTTTTCTGAAGGATTACTTGGACATTGAGCACGTAGTTGGCCGAGACCTCAAAGTCTATCGCGGCTACTTTCTGGGTCTaatggaggagaaaaagaagattgTTCTGGATGACACAATGGACGACCATCAAACGAATATTGGAATTACCAATTCCTTCAAGAAATCACTTGATCATCCCTTGTTTTCTCATTGCAAG GAGATTTACTTGGCAACCGAAGCAGACAGGAGGAGCTGGCATGCCCTGCCAAGGGGCAGATACCCCAAGCCTCTCATCTTCCATGATGGCAGATTGGCTTTCAGGCCAACCCCAACGGCAACTCTGGCCATGTTCATTTGGGTCCCATTTGGGATTATTCTAGCCATCTTCAGGTCCCTTGTCGCCTTATTTTTGCCTTACAGCATCGTCACACCCATCGTAGCCTTCACCGGGCTAAGACTCAGGGTCACAAATTCTCCTCCAAAACCAGACCTTTCCAAGCCAAAAGGCCTTCTCTACGCATGCAACCACAGGACCCTAATGGACCCTCTTTGCTTCTCTTTTGGACTGAAGAAGCCCGTCACCGCCGTAACCTACAGCCTGAGCAGAGTATCTGAGCTGCTGTCGCCAATCAAGACAGTCCGATTGACGAGGGACAGAGATCAAGATGCCAAGATGATGGAGCAATTGCTGAATCAAGGGGACATAATTGTTTGCCCCGAAGGCACCACTTGCAGAGAACCTTATCTGCTCAGATTCAGCCCTTTGTTCTCCCAGTTGAACCATGACATAGTGCCGGTGGCGATGGACACGCGGGCGAGCATGTTCTATGGCACCACTGCGAGCGGGTTCAAGTGTCTGGACCCGCTTTTCTTCCTCATGAACCCGTACCCGAGTTACGCCATTAAGCTTCTTGACAAGGTCTCCACCTCCGCTACTTTTGGGCAGGAAAGTTCAAGGTTTGATGTCGCCAATTTGGTGCAGAGTGAACTCGGCAAAGCTCTGGGGTTTGAATGTACTAGGCTTACGAGGAAGGACAAGTACTTGATCTTGGCTGGCAATGAAGGAATAGTTAAAAAAAGACGCTAA